One part of the Marinobacter sp. M3C genome encodes these proteins:
- a CDS encoding EAL domain-containing protein, which yields MTTPPKPPKPLSTELRQRAEIRLENQVQRNNAIRSEENAQRMLYELQVHKIELEMQNEELQQARITERLHYRYTELFEFAPIAYFAFDRDGVINQVNLRGASLLRIERANLVGKLFSNHVTAQYRDTFKRCLEKAFEGNGIEFCEILVKVEKRTAWFSVEANLGVTGMDCLTAMIDITDRKKAEENQNIANEEKEKRASELILANEELAFQNKEKDKRANELILANAEKEKRANELALAASVFAHAGEAITITDAAGTILDVNDTFTETTGYSREEVIGKNSRILQSGRQSPEFYVDMWNALLKEGYWYGEIWNRRKCGELYAEMKTISAVRDANNVTTHYVALCTDITQIKEHQDQLERIVHFDILTRLPNRSLLADRLSQAMLQCHRHDKSLAVLFLDLDGFKRINDAYGHDVGDELLVALSQRMQDALREGDTLARIGGDEFVAVLTNLVRVEDCEPILGRILLAASGPVALGEAVVKVSASIGVTVYPQDNVDADQLVRHADQAMYVAKESGKNRYHLFDTAQDDAVKEQRKSLAAIRSALDNKQFVLYYQPKVNMRTGTVTGVEALIRWQHPERGLLNPIAFLPVIEKHAMNIEMGEWVIDTALAQISQWQNLGFSLSINISINIAAVQLQQPDFTQKLATLLATHPDVKPQLLELEVLETSALDDVQHVSEVMDACIALGVNFALDDFGTGYSSLTHLRRLPARLIKIDQSFIRDMLVDSDDLAIVEGIIGLAKSFKRDVIAEGVETIAHGAALSKLGCELAQGYGIARPMPASDVPAWIDNWKPDVSWQA from the coding sequence ACGGAGTTATTTGAATTTGCACCGATTGCGTATTTTGCTTTTGATCGGGATGGCGTTATCAATCAGGTCAATTTGCGCGGTGCGAGCCTGCTGCGCATCGAAAGAGCCAATCTAGTAGGGAAGTTGTTTTCAAACCACGTGACGGCTCAATATCGTGATACTTTTAAACGGTGTCTGGAAAAAGCCTTTGAAGGCAACGGCATAGAATTTTGCGAAATATTAGTTAAGGTTGAAAAGCGTACGGCTTGGTTCAGTGTCGAGGCGAATCTGGGCGTTACGGGTATGGACTGCCTAACCGCGATGATTGACATTACCGATAGAAAGAAAGCTGAAGAGAACCAAAATATAGCCAATGAAGAAAAAGAAAAGCGGGCAAGCGAGTTGATTCTTGCTAACGAAGAACTCGCCTTTCAAAATAAAGAGAAAGATAAACGAGCAAATGAATTAATTCTCGCGAATGCGGAGAAGGAAAAACGAGCAAATGAGTTAGCCTTGGCAGCCAGTGTATTTGCCCATGCAGGTGAAGCGATCACCATTACGGATGCTGCTGGAACCATACTGGACGTTAACGACACTTTTACAGAAACAACAGGCTATAGCCGTGAAGAGGTTATTGGGAAAAATTCACGGATTCTACAATCGGGTCGGCAATCCCCAGAATTTTATGTTGATATGTGGAATGCGCTACTGAAAGAAGGCTATTGGTATGGCGAAATCTGGAATCGTCGTAAGTGTGGTGAATTATACGCGGAAATGAAAACCATCAGTGCCGTACGCGATGCAAATAACGTCACCACCCACTATGTTGCCTTATGTACCGATATAACCCAGATTAAAGAACATCAAGACCAGCTAGAACGTATAGTTCATTTCGACATACTCACGAGGTTACCCAATCGCTCATTGCTTGCGGACCGATTGTCGCAAGCGATGTTGCAGTGCCACCGCCATGATAAATCACTAGCGGTCTTATTTCTCGATTTAGATGGTTTTAAGCGCATTAATGATGCCTACGGGCACGATGTGGGCGATGAACTGCTAGTTGCACTGTCTCAGCGCATGCAAGATGCATTACGTGAAGGTGATACCTTAGCCCGGATTGGCGGTGATGAGTTTGTTGCCGTTTTAACTAATTTGGTAAGGGTCGAAGATTGCGAGCCCATACTAGGGCGTATTCTACTCGCGGCTTCTGGGCCGGTGGCTCTTGGTGAAGCGGTGGTAAAGGTATCAGCAAGTATTGGGGTTACCGTTTACCCGCAGGACAATGTCGATGCTGACCAACTTGTGCGCCACGCAGATCAAGCCATGTATGTGGCTAAAGAATCAGGTAAGAATCGTTATCATTTGTTTGATACGGCTCAAGATGATGCGGTTAAAGAGCAACGGAAAAGCCTGGCGGCTATTCGCAGTGCATTGGATAATAAACAATTCGTGCTCTATTATCAGCCTAAAGTTAATATGCGGACGGGTACGGTTACGGGTGTTGAGGCGTTAATTCGCTGGCAACATCCTGAACGGGGCCTGTTAAATCCAATTGCGTTTTTGCCCGTGATTGAAAAACATGCTATGAATATCGAGATGGGTGAATGGGTTATTGATACGGCGCTGGCGCAGATCAGTCAATGGCAAAACTTGGGGTTCAGTCTTTCTATAAACATCAGCATAAATATTGCGGCAGTACAATTGCAACAACCTGATTTTACACAGAAGCTAGCCACTCTGCTTGCGACCCACCCTGATGTTAAACCTCAGCTTTTAGAGTTAGAGGTGCTGGAAACAAGCGCCTTAGACGACGTGCAGCATGTGTCAGAGGTTATGGATGCGTGTATAGCGCTGGGTGTAAACTTTGCTTTAGATGACTTCGGCACAGGCTATTCGTCACTGACACATCTCAGGCGTTTACCGGCCCGCCTGATTAAAATAGACCAAAGCTTTATACGCGACATGCTAGTCGATTCTGATGATTTAGCCATTGTTGAGGGCATAATAGGTTTGGCGAAATCATTCAAACGTGACGTAATTGCAGAGGGTGTGGAAACGATTGCCCACGGTGCGGCGTTATCAAAGCTAGGCTGCGAATTAGCGCAAGGATACGGCATCGCAAGACCGATGCCTGCGAGTGATGTTCCGGCATGGATTGATAACTGGAAGCCGGATGTGAGTTGGCAGGCCTGA